CAGCTGGCTGCTTATAGCCGGCACCCGGCTCTCCGGTCCTGAGAACCAGCCGGCCCCGTAATCCGTGAACGATGGGGCTTACTCCGTGGAGACGGAAGGGACCCCATGGACGTCATCGCCGTCGCGGCTGTCAGCGAGAACGGTGTCATCGGAGACGGGCCGACGCTCCCGTGGAGCCTGCCCGAGGAGGTCCGTCGCTACCGGGAGCGCGTCGCCGACGACCTGGTGCTCATCGGTCGTCGCACGTTCGAGATGTTCGACGACCCACCGGGCGCAACGCAGATCGTCATGAGTCGGAGCGACCGCGAGTACGACGACCCCGACGTGATCCACGCCGGCAGCGTCGAGGCGGCGCTGGAAGCCGCCCGTGAACGCGGCGCACCCGTGCTGTACGTCCTCGGCGGGAGCGCCATCTACGGGGCGCTGCTGCCACACTACGACCGGATGCTCATCAGTCGAATCGAAGGCGAGTACGAGGGCGACGCCTCCTTCCCCGAGTTCGACCGCGATGAGTGGGAACTGGTGTCCGAGACGGAGTTCGACGGCTACGTCCTCGAAGAGTGGCTGCCGACGTCGAAGCGGGACTGACTGTTCGGTCGAGCCCGCCGTCTCTCGTGGTCGGTCGACCCACACACCGCTCGTCACGTCCGGTCGGGTTCTGGCCGGTATCTGGTCACGGACACGACTTTTTCAGATGCTCACGTACACTGTGGTATGACTACGGTCGTCGAGTTCGTCATCCCGGCCCACGAGTTCCCGCTCGGGGCCATCGCCGAGAACCACCCCTCGATGACGGTTGAACTCGAACGTATCGTCCCGACGGAACTGGCCATCATGCCCTACTTCTGGGTCCGCGGGATCGACGGGGTGACCCAAGAGGAGGTGATGGCGGGATTGGCCGCACAGGAGGACGTGAAGAACGTCGAAGTCGTCGACCAGGCCGGTGGCGCGTACCTCATGCGTGCCGAGTGGGAGAGCCAGTGCGAGGGCGTGATGCGGGCAATCACCACCACCGAACTCGTACTCCTGTCGGGCATCGGGAACTCCGAACAGTGGACCTTCGAGCTGCGGGCCACCGACCACGAGGCCATCGCGTCGTTCCAGGAGTACTGCCACGAACACGACATCCACCCCACGCTCACCTCGATGCACCGCCTCTCGGAGATGGATTCCACCGAGGACTACGATCTCACCCCGTCACAGCGGGAGGCGCTGGTACTCGCGTACGAGCGTGGCTACTACCAGACGCCCCGAAGCGCCACGCTGGCGGAACTGGCCGAGGAACTCGACATCACCGGCCAGTCGCTCGGGTCCCGGCTCCGCCGTGGCACACATCGGCTCATCGCGGGCACGCTGATCGAGCTCGAGTGACAGTCGGTATAAAAACACCGTTCATCTGAAGAAGGAACATTGACTCGGTCACGACGATTCTACCGAAGCGATGAGCATCGACGATACCGACCCCTCCCCCCAGGAATCGCCCGGTTTTCACATC
The DNA window shown above is from Haloarchaeobius litoreus and carries:
- a CDS encoding dihydrofolate reductase, yielding MDVIAVAAVSENGVIGDGPTLPWSLPEEVRRYRERVADDLVLIGRRTFEMFDDPPGATQIVMSRSDREYDDPDVIHAGSVEAALEAARERGAPVLYVLGGSAIYGALLPHYDRMLISRIEGEYEGDASFPEFDRDEWELVSETEFDGYVLEEWLPTSKRD
- a CDS encoding helix-turn-helix domain-containing protein; this translates as MTTVVEFVIPAHEFPLGAIAENHPSMTVELERIVPTELAIMPYFWVRGIDGVTQEEVMAGLAAQEDVKNVEVVDQAGGAYLMRAEWESQCEGVMRAITTTELVLLSGIGNSEQWTFELRATDHEAIASFQEYCHEHDIHPTLTSMHRLSEMDSTEDYDLTPSQREALVLAYERGYYQTPRSATLAELAEELDITGQSLGSRLRRGTHRLIAGTLIELE